From the genome of Primulina eburnea isolate SZY01 chromosome 12, ASM2296580v1, whole genome shotgun sequence, one region includes:
- the LOC140807312 gene encoding uncharacterized aarF domain-containing protein kinase At5g05200, chloroplastic-like isoform X1 → MAAFTVFRGVAHGGLPLFQNSQLPVSVFISGNPTRKLPCCPKKLILIARYSHSSQDAFTSRLQDRIEKLPKLVEDIVQTSINTGPRGALRLAQGIQAVIGVSSEWLADASKIANTSTGLQTELQFGLLSPLYLRKLFERMGATYIKLGQFIASAPTVFPPEYVQEFQYCFDRAPPVPFQEIQVILREELGKPIDAVFEYVDPTPIASASIAQVHGARIRNTREDVVIKVLKPGIEDVLVADLNFVYVFARIMEFLSPDLSRASLVAIVKDIRDSMLDEVDFKKEAANIESFRKYLEAMGLTRQATAPKVYQQYTSRRVLTMERLYGVPLTDLNSISSLVSDPEICLITALNVWFGSLLACETFHADVHAGNLWVLRDGRIGFLDFGIVGRISPKTWAAMEVFLASIATEEYDVMASSLIQMGATNKDVDSKAFARDLAIIFSSIQDLDTEIVVATAREPNRNSTAVSANLLVDDRQMNALFLDVVRVSESYGLRFPREFALLMKQLLYFDRYTRLLAPNMNMLRDQRITIVSNKKSSSIYQ, encoded by the exons ATGGCGGCGTTTACGGTTTTCAGAGGCGTGGCACACGGCGGCTTGCCTCTGTTTCAAAATTCTCAG TTGCCCGTATCTGTATTCATATCAGGTAACCCAACGAGAAAGCTTCCATGTTGCCCTAAAAAATTGATTCTCATTGCTCGATATTCGCATTCGTCGCAGGATGCATTTACCTCTCGTCTTCAAG ACCGCATTGAAAAGTTACCAAAACTCGTGGAGGATATAGTACAGACATCCATAAATACGGGGCCTCGCGGAGCTCTGAGGCTAGCTCAAGGTATACAAGCAGTGATTGGTGTGAGTAGTGAGTGGCTGGCTGATGCATCAAAG ATAGCAAACACTTCCACTGGATTACAGACTGAGTTGCAATTTGGATTATTATCACCCCTTTATCTGAGGAAATTGTTTGAACGCATGGGAGCAACATACATTAAATTGGGTCAG TTTATAGCATCTGCACCTACGGTGTTTCCACCAGAATATGTCCAGGAGTTCCAATACTGCTTTGACAGAGCACCTCCGGTTCCTTTTCAAGAGATTCAAGTGATTTTGCGTGAGGAATTGGGCAAACCCATTGATGCTGTCTTCGAGTATGTTGATCCCACCCCTATTGCATCTGCTTCCATAGCACAG GTTCATGGTGCTAGGATAAGAAACACCAGAGAGGATGTAGTGATAAAGGTGCTAAAGCCAGGAATAGAGGATGTCCTTGTGGCAGATTTGAACTTTGTGTATGTTTTTGCTCGCATCATGGAATTCTTGAGTCCTGACCTGAGCCGAGCATCTCTG GTTGCTATTGTCAAAGATATAAGGGACTCGATGCTTGATGAAGTCGACTTTAAGAAGGAAGCTGCAAATATTGAGTCTTTTAGGAAATATCTAGAAGCTATGGGACTGACCAGGCAAGCTACGGCTCCAAAAGTGTACCAGCAGTATACTAGTAGACGGGTTCTCACAATGGAGAGGCTTTATGGTGTCCCTCTCACAGATTTGAATTCCATAAGCTCACTTGTGTCAGATCCAGAGATTTGTCTCATAACGGCCTTGAATGTGTG GTTTGGTAGCTTGCTTGCCTGTGAAACATTTCATGCGGATGTACATGCAGGCAATTTATGGGTACTGCGCGATGGCCGCATTGGCTTTCTAGACTTTG GAATTGTTGGGCGGATTTCCCCGAAAACATGGGCTGCCATGGAAGTATTTCTGGCGTCAATAGCAACTGAAGAATATGATGTCATGGCTTCTTCATTGATCCAGATGGGTGCTACGAACAAAGATGTAGATTCAAAGGCCTTTGCAAGAGATTTGGCAATTATATTTTCTTCTATACAG GATTTGGATACAGAGATTGTTGTTGCTACGGCCAGAGAACCAAACAGAAATTCAACAGCTGTTTCTGCCAATCTTCTTGTTGATGACAGGCAAATGAATGCGCTGTTTCTTGATGTG GTTAGAGTTAGTGAATCATATGGGCTGAGATTTCCCCGAGAATTTGCACTTCTCATGAAGCAGCTTCTTTATTTTGATCGGTACACACGACTACTAGCTCCCAATATGAACATGTTACGGGATCAGAGGATCACCAttgtttcaaataaaaaaagCTCAAGCATATACCAGTGA
- the LOC140807312 gene encoding uncharacterized aarF domain-containing protein kinase At5g05200, chloroplastic-like isoform X2: MHLPLVFKCFSITELVWFRLATDRIEKLPKLVEDIVQTSINTGPRGALRLAQGIQAVIGVSSEWLADASKIANTSTGLQTELQFGLLSPLYLRKLFERMGATYIKLGQFIASAPTVFPPEYVQEFQYCFDRAPPVPFQEIQVILREELGKPIDAVFEYVDPTPIASASIAQVHGARIRNTREDVVIKVLKPGIEDVLVADLNFVYVFARIMEFLSPDLSRASLVAIVKDIRDSMLDEVDFKKEAANIESFRKYLEAMGLTRQATAPKVYQQYTSRRVLTMERLYGVPLTDLNSISSLVSDPEICLITALNVWFGSLLACETFHADVHAGNLWVLRDGRIGFLDFGIVGRISPKTWAAMEVFLASIATEEYDVMASSLIQMGATNKDVDSKAFARDLAIIFSSIQDLDTEIVVATAREPNRNSTAVSANLLVDDRQMNALFLDVVRVSESYGLRFPREFALLMKQLLYFDRYTRLLAPNMNMLRDQRITIVSNKKSSSIYQ, translated from the exons ATGCATTTACCTCTCGTCTTCAAG TGTTTTAGTATAACGGAGCTCGTATGGTTCCGTCTTGCCACAGACCGCATTGAAAAGTTACCAAAACTCGTGGAGGATATAGTACAGACATCCATAAATACGGGGCCTCGCGGAGCTCTGAGGCTAGCTCAAGGTATACAAGCAGTGATTGGTGTGAGTAGTGAGTGGCTGGCTGATGCATCAAAG ATAGCAAACACTTCCACTGGATTACAGACTGAGTTGCAATTTGGATTATTATCACCCCTTTATCTGAGGAAATTGTTTGAACGCATGGGAGCAACATACATTAAATTGGGTCAG TTTATAGCATCTGCACCTACGGTGTTTCCACCAGAATATGTCCAGGAGTTCCAATACTGCTTTGACAGAGCACCTCCGGTTCCTTTTCAAGAGATTCAAGTGATTTTGCGTGAGGAATTGGGCAAACCCATTGATGCTGTCTTCGAGTATGTTGATCCCACCCCTATTGCATCTGCTTCCATAGCACAG GTTCATGGTGCTAGGATAAGAAACACCAGAGAGGATGTAGTGATAAAGGTGCTAAAGCCAGGAATAGAGGATGTCCTTGTGGCAGATTTGAACTTTGTGTATGTTTTTGCTCGCATCATGGAATTCTTGAGTCCTGACCTGAGCCGAGCATCTCTG GTTGCTATTGTCAAAGATATAAGGGACTCGATGCTTGATGAAGTCGACTTTAAGAAGGAAGCTGCAAATATTGAGTCTTTTAGGAAATATCTAGAAGCTATGGGACTGACCAGGCAAGCTACGGCTCCAAAAGTGTACCAGCAGTATACTAGTAGACGGGTTCTCACAATGGAGAGGCTTTATGGTGTCCCTCTCACAGATTTGAATTCCATAAGCTCACTTGTGTCAGATCCAGAGATTTGTCTCATAACGGCCTTGAATGTGTG GTTTGGTAGCTTGCTTGCCTGTGAAACATTTCATGCGGATGTACATGCAGGCAATTTATGGGTACTGCGCGATGGCCGCATTGGCTTTCTAGACTTTG GAATTGTTGGGCGGATTTCCCCGAAAACATGGGCTGCCATGGAAGTATTTCTGGCGTCAATAGCAACTGAAGAATATGATGTCATGGCTTCTTCATTGATCCAGATGGGTGCTACGAACAAAGATGTAGATTCAAAGGCCTTTGCAAGAGATTTGGCAATTATATTTTCTTCTATACAG GATTTGGATACAGAGATTGTTGTTGCTACGGCCAGAGAACCAAACAGAAATTCAACAGCTGTTTCTGCCAATCTTCTTGTTGATGACAGGCAAATGAATGCGCTGTTTCTTGATGTG GTTAGAGTTAGTGAATCATATGGGCTGAGATTTCCCCGAGAATTTGCACTTCTCATGAAGCAGCTTCTTTATTTTGATCGGTACACACGACTACTAGCTCCCAATATGAACATGTTACGGGATCAGAGGATCACCAttgtttcaaataaaaaaagCTCAAGCATATACCAGTGA
- the LOC140808076 gene encoding protein NETWORKED 4A-like isoform X1: protein MKRRRNGIGMANEVKSDLPRWNCNICLENSVWLAENVHVVDQRVSEMLLLAEHDIDLSLKVPDNLLKQPELIAHIKEISLRHHLLADRYANLTEIWHDHDQSGSHQCVSLITPVKDQEIQKFEGQGVHSDLSLSSGGGISDASPNDGSESSLLSSDSDSESFNSSANEISSSLPSDKMMKHKSVNMEDDLSEMAIVVKTQQEYAANSKEVREPPENEMLLKQILEYEQEVKVSNQKLLLLEEEIVKLKSELQKNESVTAMVGNLEAELLSAKNQIKLYEAQSEMENTKALKLQRDITELEAKFESKKRQVMDLQDEVTEYAEELLERDLEIQKLNTELQNTFGNFAIEKSKLESRISQMSELLTFHDAKTEELQMQCISLLEEIKKCEAEVIEKEKLQEEQEINRQVDTERVKAELFKKKLFIDTLEKDLDGLKLKYDMLMSDKDGVNAKLHALNDDLSSRNNEIVLLESNVHRLQSENARLNADSETAKMLNTELESRIEELQKEVGQQRILITDGAEEKREAIRQLCFAIEHYRCGYKELASVLIRIRTPTV, encoded by the exons ATGAAACGACGGAGAAATGG GATAGGTATGGCAAATGAGGTGAAGTCAGATTTGCCAAGGTGGAATTGCAATATTTGCCTGGAGAATTCTGTTTGGCTGGCAGAAAATGTCCACG TTGTAGATCAGAGGGTCAGTGAAATGCTATTGTTGGCAGAACACGATATAGATCTTTCCTTGAAGGTGCCTGACAATCTGTTGAAGCAGCCTGAGTTAATTGCTCATATCAAGGAAATCTCCCTCAGGCACCATTTGCTTGCTGACCGTTATGCAAATTTAACTGAAATATGGCACGATCACGACCAGTCTGGTTCCCATCAATGTGTCTCTTTGATTACACCAGTTAAGGATCAGGAAATACAAAAATTTGAAGGCCAAGGTGTTCACTCTGATTTGTCTCTAAGCTCCGGTGGTGGAATTTCTGATGCATCTCCAAATGACGGCTCTGAATCTTCATTATTGTCATCTGATTCTGATTCAGAATCGTTTAACTCATCTGCTAATGAGATATCGAGTTCCCTTCCTTCTGACAAAATGATGAAACATAAATCTGTGAACATGGAAGACGACCTTTCAGAGATGGCCATTGTAGTTAAGACCCAGCAGGAATATGCAGCAAACAGCAAAGAAGTCAGAGAACCCCCAGAAAATGAAATGCTACTGAAGCAAATCTTGGAGTATGAACAAGAGGTAAAGGTCTCCAACCAAAAACTTCTATTGTTAGAAGAAGAAATTGTCAAATTGAAGAGTGAATTGCAGAAGAACGAATCAGTCACTGCCATGGTGGGTAATTTGGAAGCTGAGCTCCTGTCAGCTAAGAATCAGATTAAGTTGTACGAGGCTCAAAGTGAAATGGAAAATACAAAGGCTTTAAAACTTCAAAGGGATATAACTGAATTGGAAGCCAAGTTCGAGTCAAAGAAAAGGCAAGTGATGGACTTGCAGGATGAGGTAACAGAGTATGCAGAAGAGTTATTAGAACGTGATCTTGAGATACAGAAACTTAATACGGAACTGCAAAACACATTTGGAAATTTCGCTATTGAGAAGTCCAAACTAGAGTCTCGAATTTCTCAAATGTCGGAACTCCTGACCTTCCATGATGCAAAAACCGAAGAGTTGCAGATGCAATGTATATCATTATTAGAAGAGATCAAGAAATGCGAAGCTGAGGTAATAGAGAAGGAAAAATTGCAAGAAGAACAGGAAATCAATAGGCAAGTTGATACGGAGCGTGTGAAAGCTGagctttttaagaaaaaattattCATAGACACATTGGAGAAAGATCTCGATGGGTTGAAACTGAAATACGACATGCTTATGTCCGATAAAGATGGGGTCAATGCCAAGTTACATGCATTAAATGATGACCTAAGTTCTCGCAACAATGAAATTGTACTCTTGGAGTCCAATGTGCATCGCCTCCAATCTGAGAACGCGAGGCTAAATGCGGATTCTGAAACAGCAAAAATGCTAAACACAGAACTTGAATCAAGAATCGAGGAGTTACAGAAAGAGGTGGGACAGCAGAGAATCTTGATCACAGATGGAGCCGAGGAGAAAAGGGAGGCTATTAGGCAGCTGTGCTTTGCAATAGAGCACTATAGATGCGGGTATAAAGAACTTGCAAGTGTGTTAATCAGGATCAGGACGCCTACAGTTTGA
- the LOC140808076 gene encoding protein NETWORKED 4A-like isoform X2, translating to MDRIGMANEVKSDLPRWNCNICLENSVWLAENVHVVDQRVSEMLLLAEHDIDLSLKVPDNLLKQPELIAHIKEISLRHHLLADRYANLTEIWHDHDQSGSHQCVSLITPVKDQEIQKFEGQGVHSDLSLSSGGGISDASPNDGSESSLLSSDSDSESFNSSANEISSSLPSDKMMKHKSVNMEDDLSEMAIVVKTQQEYAANSKEVREPPENEMLLKQILEYEQEVKVSNQKLLLLEEEIVKLKSELQKNESVTAMVGNLEAELLSAKNQIKLYEAQSEMENTKALKLQRDITELEAKFESKKRQVMDLQDEVTEYAEELLERDLEIQKLNTELQNTFGNFAIEKSKLESRISQMSELLTFHDAKTEELQMQCISLLEEIKKCEAEVIEKEKLQEEQEINRQVDTERVKAELFKKKLFIDTLEKDLDGLKLKYDMLMSDKDGVNAKLHALNDDLSSRNNEIVLLESNVHRLQSENARLNADSETAKMLNTELESRIEELQKEVGQQRILITDGAEEKREAIRQLCFAIEHYRCGYKELASVLIRIRTPTV from the exons ATGG ACAGGATAGGTATGGCAAATGAGGTGAAGTCAGATTTGCCAAGGTGGAATTGCAATATTTGCCTGGAGAATTCTGTTTGGCTGGCAGAAAATGTCCACG TTGTAGATCAGAGGGTCAGTGAAATGCTATTGTTGGCAGAACACGATATAGATCTTTCCTTGAAGGTGCCTGACAATCTGTTGAAGCAGCCTGAGTTAATTGCTCATATCAAGGAAATCTCCCTCAGGCACCATTTGCTTGCTGACCGTTATGCAAATTTAACTGAAATATGGCACGATCACGACCAGTCTGGTTCCCATCAATGTGTCTCTTTGATTACACCAGTTAAGGATCAGGAAATACAAAAATTTGAAGGCCAAGGTGTTCACTCTGATTTGTCTCTAAGCTCCGGTGGTGGAATTTCTGATGCATCTCCAAATGACGGCTCTGAATCTTCATTATTGTCATCTGATTCTGATTCAGAATCGTTTAACTCATCTGCTAATGAGATATCGAGTTCCCTTCCTTCTGACAAAATGATGAAACATAAATCTGTGAACATGGAAGACGACCTTTCAGAGATGGCCATTGTAGTTAAGACCCAGCAGGAATATGCAGCAAACAGCAAAGAAGTCAGAGAACCCCCAGAAAATGAAATGCTACTGAAGCAAATCTTGGAGTATGAACAAGAGGTAAAGGTCTCCAACCAAAAACTTCTATTGTTAGAAGAAGAAATTGTCAAATTGAAGAGTGAATTGCAGAAGAACGAATCAGTCACTGCCATGGTGGGTAATTTGGAAGCTGAGCTCCTGTCAGCTAAGAATCAGATTAAGTTGTACGAGGCTCAAAGTGAAATGGAAAATACAAAGGCTTTAAAACTTCAAAGGGATATAACTGAATTGGAAGCCAAGTTCGAGTCAAAGAAAAGGCAAGTGATGGACTTGCAGGATGAGGTAACAGAGTATGCAGAAGAGTTATTAGAACGTGATCTTGAGATACAGAAACTTAATACGGAACTGCAAAACACATTTGGAAATTTCGCTATTGAGAAGTCCAAACTAGAGTCTCGAATTTCTCAAATGTCGGAACTCCTGACCTTCCATGATGCAAAAACCGAAGAGTTGCAGATGCAATGTATATCATTATTAGAAGAGATCAAGAAATGCGAAGCTGAGGTAATAGAGAAGGAAAAATTGCAAGAAGAACAGGAAATCAATAGGCAAGTTGATACGGAGCGTGTGAAAGCTGagctttttaagaaaaaattattCATAGACACATTGGAGAAAGATCTCGATGGGTTGAAACTGAAATACGACATGCTTATGTCCGATAAAGATGGGGTCAATGCCAAGTTACATGCATTAAATGATGACCTAAGTTCTCGCAACAATGAAATTGTACTCTTGGAGTCCAATGTGCATCGCCTCCAATCTGAGAACGCGAGGCTAAATGCGGATTCTGAAACAGCAAAAATGCTAAACACAGAACTTGAATCAAGAATCGAGGAGTTACAGAAAGAGGTGGGACAGCAGAGAATCTTGATCACAGATGGAGCCGAGGAGAAAAGGGAGGCTATTAGGCAGCTGTGCTTTGCAATAGAGCACTATAGATGCGGGTATAAAGAACTTGCAAGTGTGTTAATCAGGATCAGGACGCCTACAGTTTGA
- the LOC140808076 gene encoding protein NETWORKED 4A-like isoform X3, whose protein sequence is MANEVKSDLPRWNCNICLENSVWLAENVHVVDQRVSEMLLLAEHDIDLSLKVPDNLLKQPELIAHIKEISLRHHLLADRYANLTEIWHDHDQSGSHQCVSLITPVKDQEIQKFEGQGVHSDLSLSSGGGISDASPNDGSESSLLSSDSDSESFNSSANEISSSLPSDKMMKHKSVNMEDDLSEMAIVVKTQQEYAANSKEVREPPENEMLLKQILEYEQEVKVSNQKLLLLEEEIVKLKSELQKNESVTAMVGNLEAELLSAKNQIKLYEAQSEMENTKALKLQRDITELEAKFESKKRQVMDLQDEVTEYAEELLERDLEIQKLNTELQNTFGNFAIEKSKLESRISQMSELLTFHDAKTEELQMQCISLLEEIKKCEAEVIEKEKLQEEQEINRQVDTERVKAELFKKKLFIDTLEKDLDGLKLKYDMLMSDKDGVNAKLHALNDDLSSRNNEIVLLESNVHRLQSENARLNADSETAKMLNTELESRIEELQKEVGQQRILITDGAEEKREAIRQLCFAIEHYRCGYKELASVLIRIRTPTV, encoded by the exons ATGGCAAATGAGGTGAAGTCAGATTTGCCAAGGTGGAATTGCAATATTTGCCTGGAGAATTCTGTTTGGCTGGCAGAAAATGTCCACG TTGTAGATCAGAGGGTCAGTGAAATGCTATTGTTGGCAGAACACGATATAGATCTTTCCTTGAAGGTGCCTGACAATCTGTTGAAGCAGCCTGAGTTAATTGCTCATATCAAGGAAATCTCCCTCAGGCACCATTTGCTTGCTGACCGTTATGCAAATTTAACTGAAATATGGCACGATCACGACCAGTCTGGTTCCCATCAATGTGTCTCTTTGATTACACCAGTTAAGGATCAGGAAATACAAAAATTTGAAGGCCAAGGTGTTCACTCTGATTTGTCTCTAAGCTCCGGTGGTGGAATTTCTGATGCATCTCCAAATGACGGCTCTGAATCTTCATTATTGTCATCTGATTCTGATTCAGAATCGTTTAACTCATCTGCTAATGAGATATCGAGTTCCCTTCCTTCTGACAAAATGATGAAACATAAATCTGTGAACATGGAAGACGACCTTTCAGAGATGGCCATTGTAGTTAAGACCCAGCAGGAATATGCAGCAAACAGCAAAGAAGTCAGAGAACCCCCAGAAAATGAAATGCTACTGAAGCAAATCTTGGAGTATGAACAAGAGGTAAAGGTCTCCAACCAAAAACTTCTATTGTTAGAAGAAGAAATTGTCAAATTGAAGAGTGAATTGCAGAAGAACGAATCAGTCACTGCCATGGTGGGTAATTTGGAAGCTGAGCTCCTGTCAGCTAAGAATCAGATTAAGTTGTACGAGGCTCAAAGTGAAATGGAAAATACAAAGGCTTTAAAACTTCAAAGGGATATAACTGAATTGGAAGCCAAGTTCGAGTCAAAGAAAAGGCAAGTGATGGACTTGCAGGATGAGGTAACAGAGTATGCAGAAGAGTTATTAGAACGTGATCTTGAGATACAGAAACTTAATACGGAACTGCAAAACACATTTGGAAATTTCGCTATTGAGAAGTCCAAACTAGAGTCTCGAATTTCTCAAATGTCGGAACTCCTGACCTTCCATGATGCAAAAACCGAAGAGTTGCAGATGCAATGTATATCATTATTAGAAGAGATCAAGAAATGCGAAGCTGAGGTAATAGAGAAGGAAAAATTGCAAGAAGAACAGGAAATCAATAGGCAAGTTGATACGGAGCGTGTGAAAGCTGagctttttaagaaaaaattattCATAGACACATTGGAGAAAGATCTCGATGGGTTGAAACTGAAATACGACATGCTTATGTCCGATAAAGATGGGGTCAATGCCAAGTTACATGCATTAAATGATGACCTAAGTTCTCGCAACAATGAAATTGTACTCTTGGAGTCCAATGTGCATCGCCTCCAATCTGAGAACGCGAGGCTAAATGCGGATTCTGAAACAGCAAAAATGCTAAACACAGAACTTGAATCAAGAATCGAGGAGTTACAGAAAGAGGTGGGACAGCAGAGAATCTTGATCACAGATGGAGCCGAGGAGAAAAGGGAGGCTATTAGGCAGCTGTGCTTTGCAATAGAGCACTATAGATGCGGGTATAAAGAACTTGCAAGTGTGTTAATCAGGATCAGGACGCCTACAGTTTGA
- the LOC140807638 gene encoding serine/threonine-protein kinase AtPK2/AtPK19-like, which produces MVASQQSMVAGTKLLMPLQNHLLQATEALDALSLDDLDFSDVFGPAPTLTTLAQISEDTEDFDVLSKVTRSLQNEPEVIYRRSHSFVGPTTRVSQSMKIGNFTLHEKEDSLAHKDEIDENALEEFFESCPENNVLEKSMFRVDGDSVKTIGFEDFEILKVVGQGAFGKVYQVRKTGSSEILAMKVMRKDKIVEKNHEEYMKAERDIMTKIEHPFIIQLRYSFQTKYRLYLILDFVNGGHLFFQLHHHGLFREDLARIYTAEMVSAVAHLHMNGIMHRDLKPENILLDSEGHAMLTDFGLAKQFDDKTRSNSMCGTLEYMAPEIVIGKGHDKAADWWSLGIILYEMLTGKPPFCGNRQKIQQKILKDKIKLPSFLSNDAHSLLKGLLQKDTSKRLGSGQKGGDEIKGHKWFASINWKKLEAREIQPGFLPQVAGKHCIANFDERWTKMPLLDSPAASPKSEENPFKGFSYEKPPAPFLRLNR; this is translated from the exons ATGGTTGCCTCACAACAATCAATGGTGGCTGGAACCAAATTGTTGATGCCATTACAGAATCACCTGCTTCAGGCTACGGAAGCCCTCGATGCCCTTTCGCTGGATGACCTGGATTTTTCCGATGTTTTTGGCCCTGCTCCTACTCTAACGACTCTAGCTCAAATATCTGAAGATACAGAAGATTTTGATGTCCTGTCAAAAGTGACTCGATCCCTTCAGAATGAACCAGAAGTGATCTACCGCAGATCCCACTCCTTTGTCGGACCCACTACTCGTGTAAGCCAATCAATGAAGATCGGAAATTTTACATTGCACGAGAAAGAAGACTCGCTGGCACACAAAGATGAAATTGACGAAAATGCTCTAGAGGAATTTTTCGAATCTTGTCCTGAAAATAATGTTTTGGAGAAGTCAATGTTTCGGGTTGATGGAGATTCAGTGAAGACTATCGGGTTTGAGgactttgaaattttgaaagttgTTGGCCAAGGTGCATTTGGTAAAGTCTACCAGGTTAGGAAGACCGGTTCATCAGAAATACTTGCAATGAAGGTGATGCGGAAAGATAAGATTGTCGAGAAAAATCATGAAGAGTACATGAAAGCAGAGAGGGATATAATGACAAAGATCGAACATCCTTTCATCATCCAACTCAGATACTCTTTTCAG ACTAAATATAGATTGTACCTCATTCTTGATTTCGTGAATGGAGGCCACCTTTTCTTTCAACTCCATCATCATGGCCTATTCAGGGAGGATTTGGCCCGCATATATACTGCTGAGATGGTTTCTGCCGTTGCTCACCTCCATATGAACGGCATAATGCATAGGGATCTAAAACCCGAGAATATTCTCCTGGATTCAGAGGGCCAT GCAATGCTTACTGATTTTGGTCTGGCAAAACAATTTGATGATAAAACTAGATCGAACTCAATGTGTGGAACACTGGAGTACATGGCACCTGAAATTGTTATTGGTAAAGGTCATGATAAAGCGGCAGACTGGTGGAGTTTGGGAATAATCTTGTATGAAATGTTGACTGGGAAG CCGCCATTTTGTGGGAATAGACAAAAGATTCAGCAGAAGATACTCAAAGACAAAATCAAGCTACCATCATTTTTGTCTAATGATGCCCATTCTCTGTTAAAAGGG CTGCTACAAAAAGACACAAGCAAACGTCTTGGAAGTGGACAGAAAGGCGGTGATGAGATAAAAGGACACAAGTGGTTTGCATCGATCAACTGGAAGAAACTCGAAGCTCGTGAAATTCAACCGGGATTCCTTCCTCAAGTTGCAGGAAAGCACTGCATCGCCAACTTTGATGAACGGTGGACCAAAATGCCACTCCTGGACTCCCCAGCTGCTAGTCCAAAATCTGAGGAGAATCCCTTTAAAGGTTTCAGCTATGAGAAGCCTCCTGCCCCTTTTCTGCGCTTGAATCGATAG